Proteins encoded together in one Gallus gallus isolate bGalGal1 chromosome 18, bGalGal1.mat.broiler.GRCg7b, whole genome shotgun sequence window:
- the FBF1 gene encoding fas-binding factor 1 homolog isoform 4 (isoform 4 is encoded by transcript variant 5), with product MATKSKSSVRGSIDDVLDDLLGYDDEGPAKSSQPAGVSSGRARGSSLQASKKSFLEDDFFSKLPAEDMEAAEGSSISDADPQAVLQTLKEMDDMEADLLGMSKPSSGLGKAATKGPGKFSTSEGAVKTSGKMPAPEKGESAPEMDKKPLSSPPTSRQYRKFNFEDVDDPLAGLLSEEEQDAPRKPSPKGSERRPERKTELGKEKDPLPPQTPLHTTAPARRREELTFEDDDDDLMDVLGFGDGQKGDQKHGKKAEDREEVRPARSKLDELLGRGSVAKILERPGAGEHREFKLDKKYQKQPEKEEGWDEEDFVFGAYQPTVATTPEGRPSRRQSVRFSAENSSEPKPDPHSKPPPAASQSPARGSRAGGDWLGLKDEDFLDSEPPSPAKTSPVVSSQQLLAKEQATSKPNQLEEDNWLSAALSRKKAQAQVKAQERSAVPLETTGKGLDPSPAVSQPATSTGAAAQAAALQDKAASADSSGHPVPWLGTVTQTSAHPPEPAKRDPLRDVSPSDPAASSPAEQGMQGPAPLAQVTMPSTPLQAASQLQAESPPLGSVHERRPGAPTAQPYEDATSYRAALLSAQARVAELESQVRMLELERTQHKLLLESLQQRHQEDLDLLESAHRSRVKVVEETYGQREERLRREKEQLEAQLLSQSQDAERARADLVAQHKQRVATLEQQSAQELERLRELQRSSVQEMLKDHEEQLQRLKRLKDQEIDAVTSATSHTRSLNGVIEQMERFSSDLHSLSHKVEATHHTTSQELAMGARQRDEQLKVLQDRLSQQQRDMEEERSRLQEVIAKMEARLSEQTRLLEQERWRVTAEQSKVESLQRSLEEQRRLMTQQLSMERAELERAKSALLEEQKSVMQKCSEERRKLAVEWAEFHTQQQLSKERMERDIDRALQLDSQREGTIMSLAKEQAELKVRSRELKVKEEQLARDRLLLDEAWHELRLEKEKVKGATLRIRQQEEEIKNMSKLSAQKYEEGERALQDACRIESEHQARLQVMQQHLEQLKQQEQHLQQERLSMAHQRRQLEQLHKKLPNNPTLLLTTDQDLSASTKGLSSTLSFPPPIRTLPGHRSVGTTASMELYAKLLVLKHRAQQDRSFLEDEQLFLETLKKASCNTSPLSV from the exons ATGAAGGCCCTGCTAAGTCTTCTCAGCCAGCTGGTGTCAGCAGTGGGAGAGCCCGGGGCAGCAGCTTGCAGGCCAGCAAGAA GTCATTTCTGGAGGATGATTTCTTTAGCAAGCTCCCTGCAGAGGACATGGAAGCTGCAGAG GGATCCAGTATCTCCGATGCAGACCCACAAGCTGTGCTGCAAACCCTGAAG GAAATGGATGACATGGAAGCTGATCTTCTGGGAATGTCAAAACCCAGTTCTGGGCTGGGAAAGGCAGCCACGAAAGGCCCAGGGAAATTTAGCACCTCAGAAGGAGCAGTAAAAACTTCAGGGAAGATGCCAGCTCCTGAGAAAG GAGAATCTGCGCCTGAGATGGATAAGAAACCACTCTCATCCCCACCCACTTCCCGACAGTACAGGAAATTTAACTTTGAAG ATGTAGATGATCCTTTGGCTGGGCTTTTATCTGAAGAGGAGCAGGATGCTCCCAGGAAGCCATCTCCAAAAGGCAGTGAAAGAAGaccagagaggaaaacagaactggGCAAAGAGAAAG ATCCACTCCCACCCCAGACACCCCTACACACTACAGCCCCAGCCCGGCGCAGGGAGGAGCTCACGtttgaagatgatgatgatgaccTGATGGATGTGCTGGGATTTGGTGATGGCCAAAAAGGAGACCAGAAGCATGGAAAGAAGGCGGAAGA CAGGGAGGAGGTGCGTCCGGCCCGCTCCAAGCTGGATGAGTTACTGGGACGAGGCTCCGTCGCCAAAATCCTGGAACGGCCAGGtgcaggagagcacagagagTTCAAACTGGATAAGAAGTACCAAAAACAGCCAG agaaggaagagggtTGGGACGAGGAGGATTTTGTCTTTGGAGCTTACCAGCCCACGGTGGCCACCACACCTGAGGGCCGTCCCTCCAGGAGGCAGTCTGTGAG GttttcagctgagaacagcagtgaACCGAAACCAGACCCACACTCCAaacctcctcctgcagccagccagAGCCCTGCAcggggcagcagggctgggggtgacTGGCTGGGCCTGAAGGATGAGGATTTTTTGGATTCAGAGCCTCCGTCTCCAGCTAAGACCAGTCCTGTGgtgagctcccagcagctcctggctaAAGAACAAGCAACGTCCAAACCCAACCAACTGGAAGAGGATAACTGGCTGAGTGCTGCCTTGTCCCGCAAGAAAGCCCAAGCTCAGGTGAAGGCTCAGGAGAGGAGTGCTGTGCCCCTGGAGACCACAGGCAAAGGGCTggatcccagccctgctgtcag ccagccagccacctccacaggagcagcagcacaggcagctgccctgcaggacAAGGCAGCAAGTGCAGACAGCTCTGG GCACCCAGTCCCCTGGCTCGGCACTGTGACACAAACTTCAGCTCACCCACCGGAGCCTGCAAAGAGGGATCCCCTGAGAGATGTCAGCCCCAGCG ACCCTGCAGCGTCATCTCCAGCAGAGCAAGGGATGCAGGGCCCTGCCCCACTTGCTCAG GTTACCATGCCCAGCACACCCCTCCAGGCTGCCTCGCAGCTGCAG GCTGAATCCCCACCTCTGGGCTCAGTGCATGAGAGGAGGCCGGGagctcccacagcccagccctaCGAGGATGCAACAAGCTATCGGGCAGCGCTGCTCAGTGCCCAGGCCCGTGTGGCAGAGCTGGAGAGCCAG GTCCGCATGCTGGAGCTGGAGCGGACACAGCACAAATTGTTGCTGGAGAGCCTTCAGCAGAGGCACCAGGAGGACCTGGATCTTCTCGAGAGCGCACACAG GAGCCGGGTGAAGGTGGTGGAGGAGACTTATgggcagagggaggagaggctgcggcgggagaaggagcagctggaggctcAGCTGCTGTCACAGAGCCAGGATGCAGAGCGGGCCAGGGCAGATCTGGTGGCGCAGCATAAGCAGCGTGTGGCCACACTGGAGCAGCAGAGCGCCCAGGAGCTGGAGCGGCTGCGAGAGCTGCAGAG GTCATCTGTCCAGGAGATGCTCAAAGACCACGAAGAGCAGCTCCAGCGGCTGAAGCGGCTGAAAGACCAGGAGATCGATGCAGTGACCAGCGCCACTTCACACACCAG GTCTCTGAATGGTGTCATCGAGCAGATGGAAAGGTTCTCCAGTGACCTGCACAGCCTCTCGCACAAGGTGGAGGCCACACACCACACCACCTCCCAGGAGCTGGCCATGGGAGCCCGGCAGCGGGATGAGCAGCTCAAGG tgctCCAGGACAGgctgtcacagcagcagagggacatGGAAGAGGAGAGGAGCCGACTCCAGGAGGTGATTGCCAAAATGGAGGCCAGGCTAAGTGAGCAGACtcggctgctggagcag GAGCGTTGGAGGGTGACGGCAGAGCAATCCAAAGTGGAGTCCCTGCAGCGCTCCCTGGAGGAGCAGCGTCGACTCATGACCCAGCAGCTCTCCATGGAGCGGGCCGAACTGGAGAGGGCAAAG AGTGCTttgctggaggagcagaagtCAGTGATGCAGAAGTGCTCAGAGGAGCGCCGGAAGCTGGCCGTTGAATGGGCTGAATTtcacacccagcagcagcttagCAAGGAGCGGATGGAGCGCGACATAGACCGAGCCCTGCAGTTGGACTCCCAAAGGGAGGGCACCATCATGAGCCTGGCCAAG GAGCAAGCAGAGCTGAAGGTACGGAGCCGCGAGCTGAAGGtcaaggaggagcagctggcgAGGGACAGATTGCTGCTGGATGAGGCCTGGCATGAGCTAaggctggagaaggagaaggtgAAAGGGGCTACACTGCGCATccggcagcaggaggaggagatcAAGAACATGAGCAAG ctctctgcacagaAGTATGAGGAAGGGGAACGAGCCCTGCAGGATGCATGTAGGATAGAGTCTGAGcaccaggccaggctgcagGTCATGCAGCAGCACCTGGAGCAGCTCAAGCAGCAAGAACAGCACCTGCAACAG GAGAGGTTGAGCATGGCTCACCAGAGGAGACAGCTTGAACAACTGCACAAGAAGCTGCCTAATAACCCCACGCTGCTGCTGACCACAGACCAGGACCTGAGTGCTTCCACCAAGGGCCTCTCCAGCACGCTGA GTTTTCCACCTCCCATCAGGACATTGCCTGGGCACAGGAGTGTGGGCACGACTGCCTCAATGGAGCTCTACGCCAAACTGCTGGTGCTGAAGCACAGGGCTCAGCAG GACCGCAGTTTCCTGGAGGATGAGCAGCTCTTCTTGGAGACCCTAAAGAAGGCGTCCTGCAACACTTCACCTCTGTCAGTGTGA
- the FBF1 gene encoding fas-binding factor 1 homolog isoform 6 (isoform 6 is encoded by transcript variant 11), translating to MATKSKSSVRGSIDDVLDDLLGYDDEGPAKSSQPAGVSSGRARGSSLQASKKSFLEDDFFSKLPAEDMEAAEGSSISDADPQAVLQTLKEMDDMEADLLGMSKPSSGLGKAATKGPGKFSTSEGAVKTSGKMPAPEKGESAPEMDKKPLSSPPTSRQYRKFNFEDVDDPLAGLLSEEEQDAPRKPSPKGSERRPERKTELGKEKDPLPPQTPLHTTAPARRREELTFEDDDDDLMDVLGFGDGQKGDQKHGKKAEDREEVRPARSKLDELLGRGSVAKILERPGAGEHREFKLDKKYQKQPEKEEGWDEEDFVFGAYQPTVATTPEGRPSRRQSVRFSAENSSEPKPDPHSKPPPAASQSPARGSRAGGDWLGLKDEDFLDSEPPSPAKTSPVVSSQQLLAKEQATSKPNQLEEDNWLSAALSRKKAQAQVKAQERSAVPLETTGKGLDPSPAVSQPATSTGAAAQAAALQDKAASADSSGHPVPWLGTVTQTSAHPPEPAKRDPLRDVSPSGVFHMMDPAASSPAEQGMQGPAPLAQAESPPLGSVHERRPGAPTAQPYEDATSYRAALLSAQARVAELESQVRMLELERTQHKLLLESLQQRHQEDLDLLESAHRSRVKVVEETYGQREERLRREKEQLEAQLLSQSQDAERARADLVAQHKQRVATLEQQSAQELERLRELQRSSVQEMLKDHEEQLQRLKRLKDQEIDAVTSATSHTRSLNGVIEQMERFSSDLHSLSHKVEATHHTTSQELAMGARQRDEQLKVLQDRLSQQQRDMEEERSRLQEVIAKMEARLSEQTRLLEQERWRVTAEQSKVESLQRSLEEQRRLMTQQLSMERAELERAKSALLEEQKSVMQKCSEERRKLAVEWAEFHTQQQLSKERMERDIDRALQLDSQREGTIMSLAKEQAELKVRSRELKVKEEQLARDRLLLDEAWHELRLEKEKVKGATLRIRQQEEEIKNMSKLSAQKYEEGERALQDACRIESEHQARLQVMQQHLEQLKQQEQHLQQERLSMAHQRRQLEQLHKKLPNNPTLLLTTDQDLSASTKGLSSTLSFPPPIRTLPGHRSVGTTASMELYAKLLVLKHRAQQDRSFLEDEQLFLETLKKASCNTSPLSV from the exons ATGAAGGCCCTGCTAAGTCTTCTCAGCCAGCTGGTGTCAGCAGTGGGAGAGCCCGGGGCAGCAGCTTGCAGGCCAGCAAGAA GTCATTTCTGGAGGATGATTTCTTTAGCAAGCTCCCTGCAGAGGACATGGAAGCTGCAGAG GGATCCAGTATCTCCGATGCAGACCCACAAGCTGTGCTGCAAACCCTGAAG GAAATGGATGACATGGAAGCTGATCTTCTGGGAATGTCAAAACCCAGTTCTGGGCTGGGAAAGGCAGCCACGAAAGGCCCAGGGAAATTTAGCACCTCAGAAGGAGCAGTAAAAACTTCAGGGAAGATGCCAGCTCCTGAGAAAG GAGAATCTGCGCCTGAGATGGATAAGAAACCACTCTCATCCCCACCCACTTCCCGACAGTACAGGAAATTTAACTTTGAAG ATGTAGATGATCCTTTGGCTGGGCTTTTATCTGAAGAGGAGCAGGATGCTCCCAGGAAGCCATCTCCAAAAGGCAGTGAAAGAAGaccagagaggaaaacagaactggGCAAAGAGAAAG ATCCACTCCCACCCCAGACACCCCTACACACTACAGCCCCAGCCCGGCGCAGGGAGGAGCTCACGtttgaagatgatgatgatgaccTGATGGATGTGCTGGGATTTGGTGATGGCCAAAAAGGAGACCAGAAGCATGGAAAGAAGGCGGAAGA CAGGGAGGAGGTGCGTCCGGCCCGCTCCAAGCTGGATGAGTTACTGGGACGAGGCTCCGTCGCCAAAATCCTGGAACGGCCAGGtgcaggagagcacagagagTTCAAACTGGATAAGAAGTACCAAAAACAGCCAG agaaggaagagggtTGGGACGAGGAGGATTTTGTCTTTGGAGCTTACCAGCCCACGGTGGCCACCACACCTGAGGGCCGTCCCTCCAGGAGGCAGTCTGTGAG GttttcagctgagaacagcagtgaACCGAAACCAGACCCACACTCCAaacctcctcctgcagccagccagAGCCCTGCAcggggcagcagggctgggggtgacTGGCTGGGCCTGAAGGATGAGGATTTTTTGGATTCAGAGCCTCCGTCTCCAGCTAAGACCAGTCCTGTGgtgagctcccagcagctcctggctaAAGAACAAGCAACGTCCAAACCCAACCAACTGGAAGAGGATAACTGGCTGAGTGCTGCCTTGTCCCGCAAGAAAGCCCAAGCTCAGGTGAAGGCTCAGGAGAGGAGTGCTGTGCCCCTGGAGACCACAGGCAAAGGGCTggatcccagccctgctgtcag ccagccagccacctccacaggagcagcagcacaggcagctgccctgcaggacAAGGCAGCAAGTGCAGACAGCTCTGG GCACCCAGTCCCCTGGCTCGGCACTGTGACACAAACTTCAGCTCACCCACCGGAGCCTGCAAAGAGGGATCCCCTGAGAGATGTCAGCCCCAGCGGTGTGTTTCACATGATGG ACCCTGCAGCGTCATCTCCAGCAGAGCAAGGGATGCAGGGCCCTGCCCCACTTGCTCAG GCTGAATCCCCACCTCTGGGCTCAGTGCATGAGAGGAGGCCGGGagctcccacagcccagccctaCGAGGATGCAACAAGCTATCGGGCAGCGCTGCTCAGTGCCCAGGCCCGTGTGGCAGAGCTGGAGAGCCAG GTCCGCATGCTGGAGCTGGAGCGGACACAGCACAAATTGTTGCTGGAGAGCCTTCAGCAGAGGCACCAGGAGGACCTGGATCTTCTCGAGAGCGCACACAG GAGCCGGGTGAAGGTGGTGGAGGAGACTTATgggcagagggaggagaggctgcggcgggagaaggagcagctggaggctcAGCTGCTGTCACAGAGCCAGGATGCAGAGCGGGCCAGGGCAGATCTGGTGGCGCAGCATAAGCAGCGTGTGGCCACACTGGAGCAGCAGAGCGCCCAGGAGCTGGAGCGGCTGCGAGAGCTGCAGAG GTCATCTGTCCAGGAGATGCTCAAAGACCACGAAGAGCAGCTCCAGCGGCTGAAGCGGCTGAAAGACCAGGAGATCGATGCAGTGACCAGCGCCACTTCACACACCAG GTCTCTGAATGGTGTCATCGAGCAGATGGAAAGGTTCTCCAGTGACCTGCACAGCCTCTCGCACAAGGTGGAGGCCACACACCACACCACCTCCCAGGAGCTGGCCATGGGAGCCCGGCAGCGGGATGAGCAGCTCAAGG tgctCCAGGACAGgctgtcacagcagcagagggacatGGAAGAGGAGAGGAGCCGACTCCAGGAGGTGATTGCCAAAATGGAGGCCAGGCTAAGTGAGCAGACtcggctgctggagcag GAGCGTTGGAGGGTGACGGCAGAGCAATCCAAAGTGGAGTCCCTGCAGCGCTCCCTGGAGGAGCAGCGTCGACTCATGACCCAGCAGCTCTCCATGGAGCGGGCCGAACTGGAGAGGGCAAAG AGTGCTttgctggaggagcagaagtCAGTGATGCAGAAGTGCTCAGAGGAGCGCCGGAAGCTGGCCGTTGAATGGGCTGAATTtcacacccagcagcagcttagCAAGGAGCGGATGGAGCGCGACATAGACCGAGCCCTGCAGTTGGACTCCCAAAGGGAGGGCACCATCATGAGCCTGGCCAAG GAGCAAGCAGAGCTGAAGGTACGGAGCCGCGAGCTGAAGGtcaaggaggagcagctggcgAGGGACAGATTGCTGCTGGATGAGGCCTGGCATGAGCTAaggctggagaaggagaaggtgAAAGGGGCTACACTGCGCATccggcagcaggaggaggagatcAAGAACATGAGCAAG ctctctgcacagaAGTATGAGGAAGGGGAACGAGCCCTGCAGGATGCATGTAGGATAGAGTCTGAGcaccaggccaggctgcagGTCATGCAGCAGCACCTGGAGCAGCTCAAGCAGCAAGAACAGCACCTGCAACAG GAGAGGTTGAGCATGGCTCACCAGAGGAGACAGCTTGAACAACTGCACAAGAAGCTGCCTAATAACCCCACGCTGCTGCTGACCACAGACCAGGACCTGAGTGCTTCCACCAAGGGCCTCTCCAGCACGCTGA GTTTTCCACCTCCCATCAGGACATTGCCTGGGCACAGGAGTGTGGGCACGACTGCCTCAATGGAGCTCTACGCCAAACTGCTGGTGCTGAAGCACAGGGCTCAGCAG GACCGCAGTTTCCTGGAGGATGAGCAGCTCTTCTTGGAGACCCTAAAGAAGGCGTCCTGCAACACTTCACCTCTGTCAGTGTGA
- the FBF1 gene encoding fas-binding factor 1 homolog isoform 2 (isoform 2 is encoded by transcript variant 2) translates to MATKSKSSVRGSIDDVLDDLLGYDDEGPAKSSQPAGVSSGRARGSSLQASKKSFLEDDFFSKLPAEDMEAAEGSSISDADPQAVLQTLKEMDDMEADLLGMSKPSSGLGKAATKGPGKFSTSEGAVKTSGKMPAPEKGESAPEMDKKPLSSPPTSRQYRKFNFEDVDDPLAGLLSEEEQDAPRKPSPKGSERRPERKTELGKEKDPLPPQTPLHTTAPARRREELTFEDDDDDLMDVLGFGDGQKGDQKHGKKAEDREEVRPARSKLDELLGRGSVAKILERPGAGEHREFKLDKKYQKQPEKEEGWDEEDFVFGAYQPTVATTPEGRPSRRQSVSRFSAENSSEPKPDPHSKPPPAASQSPARGSRAGGDWLGLKDEDFLDSEPPSPAKTSPVVSSQQLLAKEQATSKPNQLEEDNWLSAALSRKKAQAQVKAQERSAVPLETTGKGLDPSPAVSQPATSTGAAAQAAALQDKAASADSSGHPVPWLGTVTQTSAHPPEPAKRDPLRDVSPSDPAASSPAEQGMQGPAPLAQVTMPSTPLQAASQLQAESPPLGSVHERRPGAPTAQPYEDATSYRAALLSAQARVAELESQVRMLELERTQHKLLLESLQQRHQEDLDLLESAHRSRVKVVEETYGQREERLRREKEQLEAQLLSQSQDAERARADLVAQHKQRVATLEQQSAQELERLRELQRSSVQEMLKDHEEQLQRLKRLKDQEIDAVTSATSHTRSLNGVIEQMERFSSDLHSLSHKVEATHHTTSQELAMGARQRDEQLKVLQDRLSQQQRDMEEERSRLQEVIAKMEARLSEQTRLLEQERWRVTAEQSKVESLQRSLEEQRRLMTQQLSMERAELERAKSALLEEQKSVMQKCSEERRKLAVEWAEFHTQQQLSKERMERDIDRALQLDSQREGTIMSLAKEQAELKVRSRELKVKEEQLARDRLLLDEAWHELRLEKEKVKGATLRIRQQEEEIKNMSKLSAQKYEEGERALQDACRIESEHQARLQVMQQHLEQLKQQEQHLQQERLSMAHQRRQLEQLHKKLPNNPTLLLTTDQDLSASTKGLSSTLSFPPPIRTLPGHRSVGTTASMELYAKLLVLKHRAQQDRSFLEDEQLFLETLKKASCNTSPLSV, encoded by the exons ATGAAGGCCCTGCTAAGTCTTCTCAGCCAGCTGGTGTCAGCAGTGGGAGAGCCCGGGGCAGCAGCTTGCAGGCCAGCAAGAA GTCATTTCTGGAGGATGATTTCTTTAGCAAGCTCCCTGCAGAGGACATGGAAGCTGCAGAG GGATCCAGTATCTCCGATGCAGACCCACAAGCTGTGCTGCAAACCCTGAAG GAAATGGATGACATGGAAGCTGATCTTCTGGGAATGTCAAAACCCAGTTCTGGGCTGGGAAAGGCAGCCACGAAAGGCCCAGGGAAATTTAGCACCTCAGAAGGAGCAGTAAAAACTTCAGGGAAGATGCCAGCTCCTGAGAAAG GAGAATCTGCGCCTGAGATGGATAAGAAACCACTCTCATCCCCACCCACTTCCCGACAGTACAGGAAATTTAACTTTGAAG ATGTAGATGATCCTTTGGCTGGGCTTTTATCTGAAGAGGAGCAGGATGCTCCCAGGAAGCCATCTCCAAAAGGCAGTGAAAGAAGaccagagaggaaaacagaactggGCAAAGAGAAAG ATCCACTCCCACCCCAGACACCCCTACACACTACAGCCCCAGCCCGGCGCAGGGAGGAGCTCACGtttgaagatgatgatgatgaccTGATGGATGTGCTGGGATTTGGTGATGGCCAAAAAGGAGACCAGAAGCATGGAAAGAAGGCGGAAGA CAGGGAGGAGGTGCGTCCGGCCCGCTCCAAGCTGGATGAGTTACTGGGACGAGGCTCCGTCGCCAAAATCCTGGAACGGCCAGGtgcaggagagcacagagagTTCAAACTGGATAAGAAGTACCAAAAACAGCCAG agaaggaagagggtTGGGACGAGGAGGATTTTGTCTTTGGAGCTTACCAGCCCACGGTGGCCACCACACCTGAGGGCCGTCCCTCCAGGAGGCAGTCTGTGAG CAGGttttcagctgagaacagcagtgaACCGAAACCAGACCCACACTCCAaacctcctcctgcagccagccagAGCCCTGCAcggggcagcagggctgggggtgacTGGCTGGGCCTGAAGGATGAGGATTTTTTGGATTCAGAGCCTCCGTCTCCAGCTAAGACCAGTCCTGTGgtgagctcccagcagctcctggctaAAGAACAAGCAACGTCCAAACCCAACCAACTGGAAGAGGATAACTGGCTGAGTGCTGCCTTGTCCCGCAAGAAAGCCCAAGCTCAGGTGAAGGCTCAGGAGAGGAGTGCTGTGCCCCTGGAGACCACAGGCAAAGGGCTggatcccagccctgctgtcag ccagccagccacctccacaggagcagcagcacaggcagctgccctgcaggacAAGGCAGCAAGTGCAGACAGCTCTGG GCACCCAGTCCCCTGGCTCGGCACTGTGACACAAACTTCAGCTCACCCACCGGAGCCTGCAAAGAGGGATCCCCTGAGAGATGTCAGCCCCAGCG ACCCTGCAGCGTCATCTCCAGCAGAGCAAGGGATGCAGGGCCCTGCCCCACTTGCTCAG GTTACCATGCCCAGCACACCCCTCCAGGCTGCCTCGCAGCTGCAG GCTGAATCCCCACCTCTGGGCTCAGTGCATGAGAGGAGGCCGGGagctcccacagcccagccctaCGAGGATGCAACAAGCTATCGGGCAGCGCTGCTCAGTGCCCAGGCCCGTGTGGCAGAGCTGGAGAGCCAG GTCCGCATGCTGGAGCTGGAGCGGACACAGCACAAATTGTTGCTGGAGAGCCTTCAGCAGAGGCACCAGGAGGACCTGGATCTTCTCGAGAGCGCACACAG GAGCCGGGTGAAGGTGGTGGAGGAGACTTATgggcagagggaggagaggctgcggcgggagaaggagcagctggaggctcAGCTGCTGTCACAGAGCCAGGATGCAGAGCGGGCCAGGGCAGATCTGGTGGCGCAGCATAAGCAGCGTGTGGCCACACTGGAGCAGCAGAGCGCCCAGGAGCTGGAGCGGCTGCGAGAGCTGCAGAG GTCATCTGTCCAGGAGATGCTCAAAGACCACGAAGAGCAGCTCCAGCGGCTGAAGCGGCTGAAAGACCAGGAGATCGATGCAGTGACCAGCGCCACTTCACACACCAG GTCTCTGAATGGTGTCATCGAGCAGATGGAAAGGTTCTCCAGTGACCTGCACAGCCTCTCGCACAAGGTGGAGGCCACACACCACACCACCTCCCAGGAGCTGGCCATGGGAGCCCGGCAGCGGGATGAGCAGCTCAAGG tgctCCAGGACAGgctgtcacagcagcagagggacatGGAAGAGGAGAGGAGCCGACTCCAGGAGGTGATTGCCAAAATGGAGGCCAGGCTAAGTGAGCAGACtcggctgctggagcag GAGCGTTGGAGGGTGACGGCAGAGCAATCCAAAGTGGAGTCCCTGCAGCGCTCCCTGGAGGAGCAGCGTCGACTCATGACCCAGCAGCTCTCCATGGAGCGGGCCGAACTGGAGAGGGCAAAG AGTGCTttgctggaggagcagaagtCAGTGATGCAGAAGTGCTCAGAGGAGCGCCGGAAGCTGGCCGTTGAATGGGCTGAATTtcacacccagcagcagcttagCAAGGAGCGGATGGAGCGCGACATAGACCGAGCCCTGCAGTTGGACTCCCAAAGGGAGGGCACCATCATGAGCCTGGCCAAG GAGCAAGCAGAGCTGAAGGTACGGAGCCGCGAGCTGAAGGtcaaggaggagcagctggcgAGGGACAGATTGCTGCTGGATGAGGCCTGGCATGAGCTAaggctggagaaggagaaggtgAAAGGGGCTACACTGCGCATccggcagcaggaggaggagatcAAGAACATGAGCAAG ctctctgcacagaAGTATGAGGAAGGGGAACGAGCCCTGCAGGATGCATGTAGGATAGAGTCTGAGcaccaggccaggctgcagGTCATGCAGCAGCACCTGGAGCAGCTCAAGCAGCAAGAACAGCACCTGCAACAG GAGAGGTTGAGCATGGCTCACCAGAGGAGACAGCTTGAACAACTGCACAAGAAGCTGCCTAATAACCCCACGCTGCTGCTGACCACAGACCAGGACCTGAGTGCTTCCACCAAGGGCCTCTCCAGCACGCTGA GTTTTCCACCTCCCATCAGGACATTGCCTGGGCACAGGAGTGTGGGCACGACTGCCTCAATGGAGCTCTACGCCAAACTGCTGGTGCTGAAGCACAGGGCTCAGCAG GACCGCAGTTTCCTGGAGGATGAGCAGCTCTTCTTGGAGACCCTAAAGAAGGCGTCCTGCAACACTTCACCTCTGTCAGTGTGA